The following proteins are encoded in a genomic region of Synechococcus sp. CBW1002:
- a CDS encoding class I SAM-dependent methyltransferase, with translation MSLAQVLEQAEQILGIDPSRLHEGDSLHLPLSDESFEWVVETGVLHHIRDRKRAVAEMARVARHGMLISDTHTVVGSTARCAS, from the coding sequence GTGTCGCTGGCGCAGGTGCTTGAACAGGCAGAGCAGATCCTCGGCATTGATCCGAGCCGGCTGCATGAGGGCGATTCGCTGCACTTGCCGCTGTCCGACGAATCCTTCGAGTGGGTGGTGGAAACCGGGGTGCTGCATCACATCCGCGATCGGAAGCGTGCTGTGGCGGAGATGGCGCGGGTGGCCCGCCATGGCATGTTGATTTCGGATACACACACGGTCGTTGGGAGCACTGCAAGGTGCGCAAGCTGA